TATAAAAAAAACAACAAGCTAGAATCTGAAACAAGTTTTGGCACAGATATTGCAGATAGGTAGATGTGCATATGATCGATAACCAAAAACTAAAAGGAGATATACCATGGGTACTTTTTCAAGAATAAGCAATGTGGTCCGCGCTGAGGTTGACGATGTTCTGAATAAGATAGAGGATCCCAGAAAGATGGTGCGGCAAATGGTTCGGGATATGGAGGACGCGCTGGATGATGCGGTGGTTGCTGTGGCACAGGCGATGGCCAGTGAGAAGTTGCTGGCGCGTCGGATTGCACAGAAGCGGGAAGAGTCGGCTTTGTGGGCGCGCAAGGCAGAGGATGCTGTGGATGTCGGTGAGGAGGAACTGGCGCGCAAGGCGCTGTTTCAGAAGGTGGTGGTTGATGAGGCGGTCAATACCCTGCAGAAAGCACGCGAGGAAGCGGAAGAGGTGACGGCGACGCTGAAGCAGCGACTCGCAGAACTGAAGGCGAAGTTGGCGTCTGCCCGCGCGCGACAAAGCACTCTGGCGATTCGCAGACAGGTGGTGGTGCAGGAGATGCGACAAGATGCGCGTGTAGAGGCTTATGATCGGTTTGTTCGGGATGTGGCGCGCGAGGAAGCGACTGCTGAGATCTATGCCGAGATGGCGGGCGATGCTCAGTTGGAAGAGGAGTTTGATCAACTGGAGCGAAAGCAGCGCGTCGAGGCGGAGATGCAGGTGTTGAAGGAGAAGATAAAACAAAGTGCAGAACAGAATAGTGAATCTGAGGAGGGGAAGTAATTATGTTGGCAAAATTATTCGGCATCGCCTTGCTGGTCGTCGGCGGGTTTGTTGCATTTTGCTTGCTGATGGCTCTCGTTGGAACGATTTTTAGTATTTTGATTTTTGCATTGAAGGTCGCAATCCCCGTGGTGCTGGTGTATCTGGGGTATCGGTTGATTACGAGAGATAGACATCAGGTTACGTATTGAATGATTGGTTGACAACCAATGAATAGAAGCCCCGGGCGTTGGATGACGTCCGGGGCTTTTGTGTACAAATGCTTGACAGAGAGACTTATTGAAGATTATTTTTTCTCATTCAGTGCTTATGATTGATAAGGTGGCTTGTATGGGAAAATTTTTTTTCAAACTACGATCGCGAACTACTGACCCGTTTGCGCGAGTAAAAAATTACCTGAAATTTCGCGTTGAGCGATTGTTGTTGAGCGGGGCGCATTCTCGATTGCTATTTATCGCGACCTTAATTGGCATTGTCGCCGTTGGCGGTGGTTTGCTGGTGCAGGGAACGGATGCACCTTTTGATGATCGCGAAACAGCTATCTGGTGGGCTTTTTTGCGTTTGACTGATCCGGGTTATTTGGGGGATGACGAAGGGCTTGCCCGCCGCGTGATTTCAACGGTGGTGACAGTGCTTGGATACGTGCTTTTTATGGGGTCGTTGATCGCGATTATGACGCAGTGGCTCAATCAGACGATTCGCGATTTTGAGCGCGGGCTTACGCCCATTGTGCGTCGCAATCACATTTTGATTTTGGGATGGACCAATCGCACATCCGAAATTGTCAGCGAGTTGATGCGTGCCGAAGGTCGCGTGCGCCGGTTTTTACAATTGCGCGGTGCGCGTGGGTTACACGTGGTGATTCTTTCCGAAGATGTGAGTTTGGAGCGCACGATGGAATTGCGGAGAGCACTGGGTCCTCTGTGGAATCCTAAGAAGATCACTTTTCGGTCGGGGATACCCCTGCGGATAGAACATCTGGAGCGCGTGGATTTTCAAAATGCGAGTGCCATTATTTTGCCCGGTGCGGATTTTGCCTATGGCAGTGCGGATGAATCGGATACGCGTATCATAAAAACACTGTTGTCAATAGCGAATCAGCGGGAAAAAGAAGATGGAATAGAAGTTCTACCCCTGCTGGTGACAGAAATTTTTGATTCCGACAAAGTGTTTATGGCTAAAAGGGCTTATAGAGGCATTTTAGAGATTTTGGCGAGTGATCTTTTTATTACGCGATGTATGGCACAAAATGTGCGTCATCCGGGATTGTCACAGGTGTTCCACGATATCTTGTCGCACGGGGTTGGCAATGAGGTCTATGTGCGAATGTGCGAGGAGTTTACAGATTTTCGTTTTGGCGATCTATCAGGTGCGTATCCCAAAGCGATTTTGCTGGGTGTGGTGCGTCCTCAAGGTGAAACTTTTTGCCCCCTGCTCAATCCGCCCGAGGATCTGATTTTGGAAGCAGAAGACCGGCTGGTCTTTTTGGCAGAAGATTACGGGGATTGTGAACCTCTGAGAAATTATCAGTTAGAACGCGTATCGCGTAAATTTCAAGAGGTGCCCCATGTGAGGGAAAAAGGCAAACGACGCATCTTAATTTTGGGATGGAATCACAAAGCTGCGGTTTTGCTTAAAGAATTCGGCAGGCAGATGCGCGAACAATTTGAGATCGCGGTTTTGTCTCTTATACCCTCGGCACAAAGAGAAGCTGAAGTAGCGCAAAAAGGTATTGACCCGCGCCGAGTCGTTGTCACCCATCGCGAAGGCGATCCCACTTCTCTGTCAGATTTAAGAGAAATGGAGCCAGGTGGGTATGACAATGTGGTGATTTTGGGCAGTGACTGGGTAGAGACACAGGAAGAGTCAGATGCGCGGACGATTGTGGGACATCTGGTGCTGAGGAATGTGCTGGAGGGGAGCACGCATGAACCAGAAATTCTGGTCGATTTGATGGATTTCGACAATATCGCGTTGTTTGAAGATTACGATACCGAGGTCTTGGTTACGCCAATGATCGCAAGCCATGTGCTGGCACAAGTTGCGTTGCGTCGGGAGATCAATGTCGTTTATGAAGAGTTGTTTGCCGCTGGTGGTGCAGAGATTTTCTTTCGCCGGGTTTCAGATTACGACATAGCAGGTAAAAATGTGAACTTTGGAGAGATAAAAGAGATGTCGGCATGTCGGGGCGAAATCGCGCTGGGCATTCGCTTGCAAAACGGCGGGGTTGTGCTCAATCCGGCGCGTGATGAACCATATATGCTAAGTGAATCGGATGATCTTATTGTATTGGTTCGGGAGGATTAAGTATGAAGCCATGGGATAATTTACGCACGGTAATTGAAGAACCAATCGTTTCTTTTGGCGAAATAGAAATAACGCCAGCCATTTTGCTGACGGCTACGCTGATTATTCTTATTGCGTATGGTATATCGCGGTTGTTGCAGCGCATGTTGCGGCGCAATGTGTTTGAACGGATACATTTAAACGAGGGTTCGCAGTCGGCTATTTGTCGCCTATTGCACATTGTTATTATGTGCATCGGCGTATTTATCGCCATAGAATATACCGGGATTAATCTGACGACATTGGCTGCGGTCAGTGCGGTATTGCTGGTGGGGATTGGTTTGGGGTTGCAAACTATTACTCACAATTTTATCAGCGGACTCATTATGTTGTTTGAGCGCCCCGTGCAGGAAGGAGATTTTGTGGAGGTGGGCGGTGTGCAAGGCCGTGTGCAGGCGGTCAATGCATATAGCACAAAGGTCGAGACCCTGGACAATGTGACGATTATTGTGCCCAATTCAAAATTTCTATCTGAAAATGTCACAAACTGGAGCTTTCAAGAGTCAAAAGTGCGTATTCATGTGTCTGTAGGGGTGTCTTACGGTTCCGATGTGGAACTGGTCGCGGAAACGTTGTTGGAGGTGGGGCGGGCGCATCCAGAGGTTTTGTCCGATCCCGAGCCGCAGATCCAGTTCCTGACATTTGGCGATAGTTCTCTGAATTTTGATTTGCTGGTGTGGATTGTGGATCCTACCCGTCAGTATTTTGTGATTAGCGATTTGAATTTTGCAATTGTCCAGGCATTTCGAGAGCGGGATATCGCGATTCCATTCCCACAGCGAGATTTGCATGTGCGCAGTGCCGTGCCCATGCATTTGCCGACATCATCTGAAAATGATCGGGGAGAATAATGTCAGTAGATAGACGACCTGTTGCCGGTGCGTTGATGGTCGGATTTGCAGCGAGTTTTTTGTTGTGTGGATATGAGTTTGTGCGGAGTGTATCCACGTCGTTGTTTATTGGGGCGTATGGGGCGCACAATTTGCCTTTTGTTATGACGCTGGCGCCTCTGGGTACGTTCGGTATGGTTTGGGGGTATGGGGTGTTGTTGTCGCGGTTTGGGTCTCGGCAGACTTTGTTTTTGACGTCGGTGCTTTCGGGTGGGGGTATTCTGGCGTGTTATGGGGGTATTTTATCTGGTTTTCATCCGGCGGTCGGGGTGTTATATGTGCTGCGCGAAGCGTATATTGTGCTGATTATTGAGCAATACTGGTCGTTTATCAATAGCGTCTTGCGAGATGATCAGGGGCGAAAGTACAATGGTCCGATCTGTGGGATTGCGTCGGTGGGTGCGATTTGTGGGGGGTTGATTGTAGGACAAACGGCGAAGGTGATAGGCAGTGAACATCTGTTGATTTTTGCAGGGTTATCTCTGCTGCCAGCAGCCTTTCTGGCGTGGTGGGCGTATGGTCTGGGGGGTGTGCCAGTTCAGGAGCCGGAAAAGCGGGGCAAGCTGGCATTGGGTTTGTTTCGGGATATTCCAACTTTGCGCTATCTCGCAGGCTTGATTTTTGTGACGCAGATGGTGTCGGCGGTGCTGGATTTGAGGTTCAGTGGACTGGTGGAGACGGCTTTGCCGATACAGGATGAACGCACCGCTTATTTGGGATATTTTTATGCTTTGTTGAATGGATGTGCGTTTGTGTTTCAGTTTGGCGTTGCACCCCTGTTGCTGCATTTTGTGTCGTTGCGAACCGCCCATCTCGGTATTCCGGTGGTTCATCTGATAACGTGTGGGGTGTTGTTGGCATATCCGACTCTGACTACTGGTGCGTTGGCTTATCTGGTGTTTAAGACGCTGGATTATTCGGTGTTTCGTGCGGCAAAAGAGTTGCTCTATATTCCGCTTTCGTTTGATGCGAGGTACCGGGCAAAAGAAGTGATCGATGCGTTTGGTTATCGCGCATCAAAGGGGATGACTTCGGGATTGATTGCACTGGCGGGGACCATTTCTTACAGGGTTTTCAATATTGGGCGGTTACCGGGATCAGTATATCCGCTTGTCGCATTGGGCGCGTTGGGTGTATGGAGCTGGATCGCGTGGGCAATTACAAGATCGGAGGATGATAGGGGGCGGCGACTACGGGTTTCAGAGGAAGTTGCTGATTTGTAGATGAGTGCTTGACATAAAATACCAAAACTTCTATTTTTAACCGCGCTGATAGGAAAAGGATAAAAATATGAATACAACCCGTCAAACATCCCCACAACTGAGAAAGGGTCCTGCCCAGGTGACAGGTTATCTGACACCGGGCAGTGCCATTGGGATTATACGTATATATGCCGCGAAGACGCTTGTGGGGTGTTGTTTGTCTTAAGCTATATACTTTTTGTATGACACACCGCCAGGGGCGTTTGCCGTGGCGGTTTTTTTGTGCAGCAATTTGGGGCGTTTAACCAGATGGGTGGGGTTGGGGGTATCCTGTTCATCCTTCCATCACTGGATAGAGGCATTCCAGTGCAGGCTCTGCCCATCCTGATCCTGATAGGAGTTTTTAATGTTTGAGAAAGTAGATACAAATGTGAATTTTCCCAAAGAGGAAGAGAAGGTGCTCGCTTTTTGGGATGAGATCAGGGCATTTGAAAAATCGCTCGAGATCCGAAAGAATAACGACGAATACGTTTTTTACGATGGGCCGCCTTTTGCGACGGGTTTGCCGCATTACGGACACTTGCTGGCCGGGACGATTAAAGATGTGATCCCGCGCTATCAAACGATGAATGGCAAATACGTAGATCGCGTTTTTGGATGGGACTGCCACGGTTTGCCCGTAGAGTACGAGCTCAGTCAGGAACTGGGCTTGAATAGCAAAAGTGAGATTGAAGAGTACGGGATTGCGGAATACAATGAGGCCTGTCGGGGTATTGTTTTGCGCTATACTGCC
This genomic interval from Gemmatimonadota bacterium contains the following:
- a CDS encoding ion channel DMI1 encodes the protein MIDKVACMGKFFFKLRSRTTDPFARVKNYLKFRVERLLLSGAHSRLLFIATLIGIVAVGGGLLVQGTDAPFDDRETAIWWAFLRLTDPGYLGDDEGLARRVISTVVTVLGYVLFMGSLIAIMTQWLNQTIRDFERGLTPIVRRNHILILGWTNRTSEIVSELMRAEGRVRRFLQLRGARGLHVVILSEDVSLERTMELRRALGPLWNPKKITFRSGIPLRIEHLERVDFQNASAIILPGADFAYGSADESDTRIIKTLLSIANQREKEDGIEVLPLLVTEIFDSDKVFMAKRAYRGILEILASDLFITRCMAQNVRHPGLSQVFHDILSHGVGNEVYVRMCEEFTDFRFGDLSGAYPKAILLGVVRPQGETFCPLLNPPEDLILEAEDRLVFLAEDYGDCEPLRNYQLERVSRKFQEVPHVREKGKRRILILGWNHKAAVLLKEFGRQMREQFEIAVLSLIPSAQREAEVAQKGIDPRRVVVTHREGDPTSLSDLREMEPGGYDNVVILGSDWVETQEESDARTIVGHLVLRNVLEGSTHEPEILVDLMDFDNIALFEDYDTEVLVTPMIASHVLAQVALRREINVVYEELFAAGGAEIFFRRVSDYDIAGKNVNFGEIKEMSACRGEIALGIRLQNGGVVLNPARDEPYMLSESDDLIVLVRED
- a CDS encoding mechanosensitive ion channel, producing MLRRNVFERIHLNEGSQSAICRLLHIVIMCIGVFIAIEYTGINLTTLAAVSAVLLVGIGLGLQTITHNFISGLIMLFERPVQEGDFVEVGGVQGRVQAVNAYSTKVETLDNVTIIVPNSKFLSENVTNWSFQESKVRIHVSVGVSYGSDVELVAETLLEVGRAHPEVLSDPEPQIQFLTFGDSSLNFDLLVWIVDPTRQYFVISDLNFAIVQAFRERDIAIPFPQRDLHVRSAVPMHLPTSSENDRGE